Proteins encoded in a region of the Acidimicrobiales bacterium genome:
- the pepN gene encoding aminopeptidase N, whose protein sequence is MDDNLTRDEARHRASYTSAVSYEVFLDLTTGEDTFRSETTVRFSCNLTGTPTFLDLDAVAVHEVDLNGRRFDVAEYDRDRSRFPVRGLIATNALRVVADCAYQHTGVGLNRFVDPVDGRVYLHTQFEPFDAHRVFACFDQPDLKASFTFTVQAPEDWVVVSNSPVAERDGGRWRFRPTPPVPPYLAAVVAGPYHAVAGAHGDLPLGLYCRRSLAPHLDADELFTVTRQGLDFFDAEFDYPYPFAKYDQLFVPELAFGAMENPGCVTFNERMVFRSRVTEAARAARASTLLHEMAHMWFGDLVTMRWWDDLWLNESFATYMASHAQASATRFTDAWVRFAAGTKAAAAAQDQLPSTHPISADIVDTDAVRLHFDGITYAKGASVLKQLVAWVGDEAFREGVRHYFYRYEWRNATLADFLEVLEETSGRDLGSWSKEWLETAGIATLRAETEVDGHGRFRAVAVAQEGQPGHDTLRSHRVALGLYDLGSGGLSRRRRVAVDVAGERTEVAELAGDTAPDLLLVNDDDLTYAKARLDARSLATVEAHLGALGDPLARTLCWAAAWDMVRDAELAAGRWLGLVAAHAPGEDDDAGLQRLLGQATAAVDVYGDPARRAARRARLADLARGGLEAAGAGSDRQLVWARLLLDVGDGPGAEAFARALLDGSAAVPGLVVDTDLRWHVVTALAAAGADDGALVRAELERDPTDIGERRAAAALASRPTAAAKEDAWRDATAGGGALATVRAVAAGMWQHGHDDVLRPWVGPYLDGLSGWWADRRREEALALGRGLFPSTLVAEETVEAVTARLADRALPDPLRRILLEGRDALQRALRARAADSAAA, encoded by the coding sequence GTGGACGACAACCTGACGCGCGACGAGGCACGGCACCGGGCCTCCTACACCTCGGCCGTGTCGTACGAGGTGTTTCTCGACCTCACCACCGGCGAGGACACGTTCCGAAGCGAGACCACCGTCAGGTTCTCGTGCAACCTCACCGGTACCCCGACCTTCTTGGACCTCGACGCGGTCGCCGTCCACGAGGTCGACCTGAACGGCCGGCGCTTCGACGTGGCGGAGTACGACCGGGACCGCAGCCGGTTCCCCGTCCGGGGCCTGATCGCCACCAACGCCCTCCGCGTCGTCGCCGACTGCGCCTACCAGCACACCGGCGTCGGCCTCAACCGCTTCGTCGACCCGGTCGACGGGCGGGTCTACCTGCACACCCAGTTCGAGCCGTTCGACGCCCACCGCGTCTTCGCCTGCTTCGACCAGCCCGACCTGAAGGCGTCGTTCACCTTCACCGTGCAGGCGCCCGAGGACTGGGTGGTCGTGAGCAACTCGCCGGTGGCGGAGCGGGACGGCGGCCGGTGGCGCTTCCGTCCCACCCCGCCCGTCCCGCCGTACCTCGCCGCCGTCGTGGCCGGGCCGTACCACGCCGTCGCCGGCGCCCACGGGGACCTGCCGCTCGGCCTCTACTGCCGCCGGTCCCTCGCTCCCCACCTCGACGCCGACGAGCTGTTCACCGTCACCCGCCAGGGGCTCGACTTCTTCGACGCCGAGTTCGACTACCCGTACCCGTTCGCCAAGTACGACCAGCTCTTCGTGCCCGAGCTCGCTTTCGGGGCGATGGAGAACCCGGGCTGCGTCACGTTCAACGAGCGAATGGTCTTCCGCTCCCGGGTGACGGAGGCGGCGCGGGCGGCCCGCGCCTCGACGCTGCTGCACGAGATGGCCCACATGTGGTTCGGCGACCTCGTCACGATGCGCTGGTGGGACGACCTGTGGCTGAACGAGAGCTTCGCCACCTACATGGCGTCGCACGCCCAGGCGTCGGCCACCCGCTTCACCGACGCGTGGGTCCGGTTCGCCGCGGGCACCAAGGCGGCGGCCGCCGCCCAGGACCAGCTCCCGTCGACCCATCCCATCTCGGCGGACATCGTCGACACCGATGCCGTGCGCCTCCACTTCGACGGGATCACGTATGCCAAGGGCGCCTCGGTGCTCAAGCAGCTGGTGGCCTGGGTGGGCGACGAGGCGTTCCGGGAGGGCGTCCGGCACTACTTCTACCGGTACGAGTGGCGCAACGCGACGCTCGCCGACTTCCTCGAGGTGTTGGAGGAGACCAGCGGCCGCGACCTCGGGTCGTGGTCGAAGGAGTGGCTGGAGACGGCCGGCATCGCCACCCTGCGCGCCGAGACGGAGGTGGACGGCCACGGCCGCTTCAGGGCGGTGGCCGTCGCCCAGGAGGGCCAGCCCGGCCACGACACGCTGCGGTCCCACCGTGTGGCCCTCGGGCTCTACGACCTGGGAAGCGGCGGCCTGTCCCGCCGGCGGCGGGTGGCGGTGGACGTGGCCGGGGAACGCACCGAGGTGGCGGAGCTGGCCGGCGACACGGCGCCCGACCTGCTGCTCGTCAACGACGACGACCTCACCTACGCCAAGGCCCGGCTGGACGCCCGCTCGCTGGCCACGGTGGAGGCCCACCTCGGAGCGCTCGGCGATCCGCTGGCCCGCACCCTGTGCTGGGCGGCGGCCTGGGACATGGTGCGCGATGCCGAGCTCGCCGCCGGCCGGTGGTTGGGACTGGTGGCCGCCCACGCCCCCGGCGAGGACGACGACGCCGGCCTCCAGCGCCTGCTGGGGCAGGCCACCGCCGCGGTCGACGTGTACGGCGACCCGGCCCGGCGGGCGGCCCGCCGGGCCCGGCTGGCCGACCTGGCCCGGGGCGGGCTCGAAGCCGCCGGCGCCGGGAGCGACCGCCAGCTCGTGTGGGCGCGCCTCCTGCTGGACGTGGGCGACGGGCCGGGCGCCGAGGCGTTCGCCCGCGCCCTGCTGGACGGGTCGGCCGCCGTCCCCGGGCTCGTCGTCGACACCGACCTCCGCTGGCACGTGGTGACCGCGCTGGCCGCGGCGGGTGCCGACGACGGTGCCCTGGTCCGCGCCGAGCTGGAGCGCGACCCCACCGACATCGGCGAGCGCCGGGCGGCGGCGGCCTTGGCGTCACGGCCGACGGCGGCCGCCAAGGAGGATGCGTGGCGGGACGCCACAGCCGGGGGCGGGGCCCTGGCCACCGTGCGCGCCGTGGCCGCCGGCATGTGGCAGCACGGCCACGACGACGTGCTCCGTCCGTGGGTCGGCCCCTACCTCGACGGGTTGTCCGGCTGGTGGGCGGACCGCCGCCGGGAGGAGGCCTTGGCCCTCGGACGCGGGCTGTTCCCCTCCACCCTGGTCGCCGAGGAGACGGTCGAGGCCGTCACCGCCCGGCTGGCCGACCGGGCCCTGCCCGACCCGCTGCGGCGCATCCTGCTCGAGGGCCGGGACGCCCTGCAGCGGGCCCTGCGGGCCCGTGCCGCCGACTCCGCAGCCGCGTAG
- a CDS encoding ferredoxin: MNVWIDADLCTGDGICAEIAPAVFFMEDDGLAYVKEPKEHFPDLSADKKFNEQMGVGGTANGVARVPDALLEDVIEAAEECPGECIFIEP; this comes from the coding sequence ATGAACGTCTGGATCGACGCCGACCTGTGCACGGGCGACGGCATCTGTGCCGAGATCGCCCCCGCCGTCTTCTTCATGGAGGACGACGGCCTGGCCTACGTGAAGGAGCCGAAGGAGCACTTCCCCGACCTGTCGGCCGACAAGAAGTTCAACGAGCAGATGGGCGTCGGCGGCACCGCCAACGGCGTGGCCCGGGTCCCCGACGCGCTCCTGGAGGACGTCATCGAGGCGGCCGAGGAGTGCCCCGGGGAGTGCATCTTCATCGAGCCGTAG